In Trichocoleus desertorum NBK24, the following are encoded in one genomic region:
- a CDS encoding ISAs1 family transposase: protein MQWLFEQAAATQFHDVMSDVAQCVSKGHGRIEIRRCWTLSGTELDYLVQKQHWKGLQTVVMVECERRLNGTVSRERRYYLSSLGQDADVINAAIRTHWAIENGLHWVLDVSFAEDACRIRKDHAPQNMSLLRQIALNLLGQDKVTKVGISAKRKKAGWDDAYLIKILAQ, encoded by the coding sequence GTGCAGTGGCTCTTTGAGCAAGCTGCAGCAACGCAATTTCACGATGTCATGTCTGATGTAGCCCAATGCGTCAGTAAAGGGCATGGACGCATTGAAATCCGACGCTGTTGGACACTCTCAGGTACAGAATTGGACTATCTGGTCCAAAAGCAGCACTGGAAGGGATTGCAAACCGTCGTGATGGTGGAGTGTGAGCGCCGCCTGAACGGCACAGTGAGCCGGGAGCGGCGTTACTACTTGAGTAGTCTGGGGCAAGATGCGGATGTCATCAATGCGGCCATTCGCACGCACTGGGCGATTGAGAATGGCCTGCATTGGGTGCTGGATGTGTCGTTTGCTGAGGATGCTTGTCGGATTCGCAAAGATCATGCTCCTCAGAATATGAGTTTGTTGCGCCAGATTGCTCTCAATTTGTTAGGTCAGGACAAAGTAACCAAAGTGGGTATTTCTGCTAAACGCAAAAAGGCGGGTTGGGACGATGCTTACCTGATCAAAATCCTTGCTCAATAA
- the rpsB gene encoding 30S ribosomal protein S2 → MPVVSLAQMMEAGVHFGHQTRRWNPKMSPYIYTSRNGVHIIDLVQTAQLMEEAYSYMRTAAEQGKKFLFIGTKRQAAGIVAQEAARCGAYYVNQRWLGGMLTNWATIKTRVDRLKELERREETGALDLLPKKEASVLRRELEKLQKYLGGIKAMRKVPDVVIIVDQRREYNAVQECLKLGVPIVSLLDTNCDPDFVDIPIPANDDAIRSIKLIVGKLADAIYEGRHGQLEAEEDYEDYEGAEDDFDYEDNDTSFLPEEEAEAEAGTEA, encoded by the coding sequence ATGCCAGTCGTCTCTTTGGCTCAAATGATGGAGGCAGGGGTTCACTTTGGGCACCAAACCCGCCGGTGGAATCCCAAAATGTCTCCTTATATTTACACCTCTCGTAACGGGGTGCATATCATTGACTTGGTGCAAACTGCCCAGTTGATGGAAGAAGCCTACAGTTACATGCGGACTGCGGCTGAACAGGGCAAGAAGTTCTTGTTTATTGGCACTAAGCGGCAAGCAGCGGGCATTGTGGCTCAAGAAGCAGCCCGTTGTGGCGCTTACTACGTCAACCAGCGTTGGTTGGGCGGTATGCTCACCAACTGGGCAACTATTAAGACTCGCGTCGATCGCCTCAAAGAGCTAGAGCGTCGTGAAGAAACTGGAGCCCTAGACCTGCTACCCAAGAAGGAAGCATCTGTTCTGCGCCGAGAACTAGAAAAGCTACAGAAGTATCTGGGTGGCATTAAAGCCATGCGTAAAGTTCCTGATGTCGTCATCATCGTGGATCAACGCCGGGAATATAACGCGGTTCAAGAGTGCCTCAAGCTAGGCGTTCCCATCGTTTCCCTGCTAGACACTAACTGCGATCCTGACTTCGTAGATATTCCTATTCCAGCTAACGACGATGCGATTCGGTCTATTAAGCTAATAGTAGGCAAGCTAGCGGACGCGATCTATGAAGGTCGTCATGGTCAGCTAGAAGCAGAAGAAGATTACGAAGACTACGAAGGTGCGGAGGACGACTTCGACTACGAAGACAACGACACTTCGTTCCTGCCTGAGGAAGAAGCTGAAGCTGAAGCTGGAACTGAAGCATAG
- the tsf gene encoding translation elongation factor Ts — protein sequence MADISAQSVKELREKTGAGMMDCKKALIENDGDITKATEWLRQKGLASAGKKEGRVAAEGLVGQYIHTGGRVGVLVEVNCETDFVARGETFQALVRNVAMQIAACPNVEYVKVSDIPADIAEKEKSIEMGRDDLAGKPDNIKEKIVQGRIDKRLKEMTLMDQPYIRDQNITVEELVKQTIAQTGENIQVRRFVRFVLGEGIEKQENNFADEVAAMTGTK from the coding sequence ATGGCGGACATCTCTGCACAAAGCGTGAAAGAGCTGCGCGAAAAAACTGGCGCAGGCATGATGGACTGTAAAAAAGCCCTGATTGAGAATGATGGGGACATTACCAAAGCAACAGAGTGGTTGCGGCAAAAAGGTCTTGCCTCTGCTGGCAAAAAAGAAGGCCGAGTTGCAGCGGAAGGTTTAGTGGGTCAGTATATCCATACAGGAGGCCGTGTTGGCGTTCTGGTGGAAGTGAACTGCGAAACTGACTTCGTCGCTCGTGGCGAAACATTTCAGGCCTTGGTTCGCAACGTGGCCATGCAGATTGCTGCTTGCCCCAACGTTGAGTATGTCAAGGTGAGCGACATTCCCGCTGATATTGCGGAGAAAGAGAAGTCGATTGAAATGGGCCGAGATGACCTCGCAGGTAAGCCAGACAACATCAAAGAAAAAATCGTTCAAGGCCGCATTGACAAGCGCCTGAAAGAAATGACTTTGATGGATCAGCCCTACATTCGTGACCAAAACATCACGGTGGAAGAGTTAGTCAAGCAAACCATTGCTCAGACTGGTGAAAATATCCAAGTTCGTCGTTTCGTCCGTTTTGTTCTGGGCGAAGGCATTGAGAAGCAAGAGAACAACTTTGCTGATGAAGTTGCAGCGATGACCGGGACTAAGTAA